A stretch of the Streptomyces sp. NBC_00078 genome encodes the following:
- a CDS encoding helix-turn-helix transcriptional regulator yields the protein MDRALLADFLRARREALQPEDVGLPRGQRRRTGGLRREEVAALAGMSADYYSRIEQQRGPAPSERMLVALARALRLNQSERDHLFILGGIPAPRRILRDDYIGPTMMRIVADLSDVPAIVLSRLGEALLQTRPAVALLGDYTQYTGMSRYLVYRWFTGDPRVRGLYPVEDHPIRGRVFAAEIRDAYTADPTGRAGEIVAALLEVSSEFANIWRLHEVGVTHHHDLKRYLHPELGELELYAEMLLDPEQFQTLLVFTAVPGSPSHGKLRLLTAV from the coding sequence ATGGACCGGGCGCTGCTGGCAGATTTTCTCCGAGCCCGTCGTGAGGCGTTGCAGCCGGAGGATGTCGGGCTTCCCCGCGGGCAGCGGCGCCGCACCGGCGGGCTGCGGCGCGAGGAGGTGGCGGCGCTGGCCGGGATGTCGGCCGACTACTACAGCCGCATCGAGCAGCAGCGAGGTCCGGCGCCGTCGGAGCGGATGCTCGTCGCGCTCGCCCGGGCGCTGCGTCTCAACCAGAGCGAGCGTGACCACCTGTTCATCCTGGGCGGGATCCCGGCACCGCGGCGGATCCTGCGGGACGACTACATCGGTCCCACGATGATGCGGATCGTCGCCGACCTCTCGGACGTGCCCGCGATCGTGCTGTCACGGCTCGGCGAGGCGTTGCTGCAGACGCGCCCGGCGGTCGCCCTGCTCGGTGACTACACCCAGTACACGGGCATGTCCCGTTATTTGGTCTACCGCTGGTTCACCGGTGATCCGCGGGTCCGTGGCCTGTACCCCGTCGAGGACCATCCCATTCGGGGCCGGGTCTTCGCCGCGGAGATCCGGGACGCCTACACGGCGGATCCCACAGGCAGGGCCGGCGAGATCGTCGCGGCGCTGCTGGAGGTCAGTTCCGAGTTCGCGAACATCTGGCGGTTGCACGAGGTGGGAGTGACCCACCATCACGACCTCAAGCGTTACCTGCACCCCGAGTTGGGGGAGCTGGAACTGTACGCCGAGATGCTGCTGGATCCGGAGCAGTTTCAGACGCTGCTGGTTTTCACCGCCGTGCCCGGTTCCCCGAGCCACGGCAAGCTTCGGCTCCTGACCGCCGTCTAA
- a CDS encoding NADP-dependent oxidoreductase: MKAVRFHEYGTPDVLRYEDVEQPVPAAGEVRIRVAATSFNPVDGNIRAGFMQGPIPVTLPHTPGIDVAGTVDALGEGVDRVRAGDQVVGFLPMTGAGAAAEYVRAPAGLLTTAPASIPLADAGGLPLVGLTAWQALFDHAKLTAGQRVLINGAGGAVGGYAVQLAKHAGAHVIATAGPRSSEQVRTAGADEVFGHGVPELSALVDVVLNLAPVDPMQLAALTSAARDGGIVVNTTVWMPAPSDEERGVRGVNLFVNSDAAQLARLVTLVDSGALHVNIARRVPLAELPALHVEAAEGALSGKVLVLPPAVSLT, encoded by the coding sequence ATGAAAGCAGTGCGTTTCCACGAGTACGGTACTCCGGACGTCTTGCGTTACGAGGATGTGGAACAGCCGGTCCCCGCGGCCGGGGAGGTCCGGATCCGGGTGGCCGCGACGTCGTTCAACCCGGTCGACGGCAACATCCGCGCGGGCTTCATGCAGGGTCCCATTCCGGTGACCCTGCCGCACACCCCCGGCATCGACGTCGCGGGCACGGTGGACGCGCTGGGCGAGGGCGTGGACCGGGTCAGGGCCGGCGACCAGGTTGTCGGCTTCCTGCCGATGACCGGCGCCGGCGCGGCGGCGGAGTATGTGCGCGCACCGGCCGGCCTGCTGACGACGGCGCCCGCGAGTATCCCGCTGGCCGATGCGGGCGGCCTGCCGCTGGTCGGGCTCACCGCCTGGCAGGCCCTCTTCGACCACGCCAAGCTGACTGCCGGTCAGCGGGTACTGATCAACGGTGCGGGCGGCGCGGTCGGCGGCTACGCAGTCCAGCTGGCCAAGCACGCCGGCGCACACGTGATCGCCACGGCCGGTCCGCGCAGCAGTGAACAAGTCAGGACGGCGGGCGCCGATGAGGTGTTCGGCCACGGGGTCCCCGAGCTGTCCGCGCTGGTCGACGTCGTGCTCAACCTCGCGCCGGTCGATCCGATGCAACTGGCCGCGCTGACCTCCGCGGCCCGCGACGGCGGCATCGTGGTGAACACGACGGTGTGGATGCCCGCGCCTTCCGACGAAGAACGGGGCGTGCGCGGCGTCAACCTCTTCGTCAACAGCGACGCCGCGCAGCTGGCGAGGCTGGTGACGCTGGTCGACTCCGGAGCGCTGCACGTCAATATCGCCCGCAGGGTGCCGCTGGCCGAGCTGCCGGCGCTGCACGTGGAGGCCGCAGAAGGCGCGCTCTCCGGCAAGGTCCTCGTCCTTCCCCCCGCCGTATCTCTCACCTAG
- a CDS encoding LysR family transcriptional regulator, whose amino-acid sequence MDLEAVRTFVAVAESGQFQKAAADLSVTQQAVSKRIATLERTLGVRLFTRAARGAELTIDGQAFLPHARELLRVAERAVASVRTGHRPLRVDMISSRGAASGLMRGFHHAHPEIDLDMLMLLDIETAVTAIRSGALDASFRAVAMPGRPLPEDIESVRVLDEPLQLMTGPAHALAGARSVPLARLAGHRIWMPGILPGSEWAAYYDDLVAEFGLTIEATGPNFGSDALLDTIADTPALATFMSEQTRLVWPADHGLRRIPVTDPTPVYPHSLLWHRDNPHPALATLRTHLAATTADHDAAGTWRPGWVIPR is encoded by the coding sequence GTGGATCTCGAAGCAGTACGCACCTTCGTCGCCGTCGCGGAATCGGGCCAGTTCCAGAAAGCCGCCGCAGACCTGTCGGTCACCCAGCAGGCCGTTTCCAAACGCATCGCCACGCTGGAGCGCACCCTCGGCGTGCGGTTGTTCACCCGTGCCGCACGCGGCGCTGAGCTCACCATCGACGGGCAGGCATTCCTGCCCCACGCGCGCGAGCTGCTGCGCGTCGCCGAGCGCGCGGTCGCCTCCGTACGCACCGGCCACCGTCCCCTGCGCGTCGACATGATCTCCTCACGCGGCGCGGCGTCGGGCCTGATGCGCGGCTTCCACCACGCGCACCCCGAGATCGACCTCGACATGCTGATGCTGCTCGACATCGAGACCGCCGTCACCGCCATTCGCTCCGGCGCGCTCGACGCGTCCTTCCGCGCCGTCGCGATGCCCGGCCGGCCCCTTCCCGAGGACATCGAGTCCGTCCGGGTGCTCGACGAGCCGCTCCAGCTCATGACCGGCCCCGCCCACGCGCTGGCGGGCGCCCGCTCCGTGCCCCTCGCCCGGCTCGCCGGACACCGGATCTGGATGCCCGGCATCCTCCCCGGCAGCGAATGGGCCGCCTACTACGACGACCTCGTCGCCGAGTTCGGCCTCACCATCGAGGCGACCGGCCCCAACTTCGGCTCCGACGCGCTCCTCGACACCATCGCCGACACCCCGGCCCTGGCCACCTTCATGAGCGAGCAGACCCGCCTCGTCTGGCCCGCCGACCACGGGCTGCGCCGCATCCCGGTCACCGACCCGACGCCCGTCTACCCGCACTCGCTCCTCTGGCACCGCGACAACCCCCACCCGGCACTGGCCACCCTCCGCACCCACCTCGCCGCCACGACGGCCGACCACGACGCCGCCGGCACCTGGAGGCCGGGCTGGGTGATTCCGCGCTGA
- a CDS encoding MFS transporter has product MMGRRALGRQFGWLWAAYAVSAYGSGLGFGALPLIAVLALHAGPAEVSALSAVGPAVGALIAVPLAPWVEFRRKRPVMIMMDLVRFAAMATIPVAYAFGRLGFVQLLVVSAVVAAAKIAFNAASGAYLKALVRPDDLLVANARFESTNWSSIAVGPPLGGAAIGLFGPVTTVVADALSYLLSALGITAIRGQEEAPGTPDKSPVRAGALLDGWRHLMGHPGLRALYLNQLLVGGLIMATEPLLAVLLLRQLGFPPWQYGLAFAAPCLGGLIGSRLARRVVARFGRQWVFRTVGTLRAIWLIGLAFVRPGVVGLVTVMAVELAIIINMSLYSPVLATYRLEHTPKHLVARTLSAWSIGQQAAIATLTALAGLLADVTGPRTALTVAGLLILTTPLLLPRQDQTAQHEPELSRSHS; this is encoded by the coding sequence ATGATGGGCAGGAGAGCGTTGGGCCGGCAGTTCGGCTGGCTGTGGGCGGCGTATGCGGTGAGCGCGTATGGGTCCGGGCTGGGGTTCGGGGCGTTGCCGCTGATCGCTGTGCTGGCGTTGCATGCCGGACCTGCTGAGGTGTCCGCGCTGTCCGCGGTGGGGCCTGCGGTGGGTGCGCTGATCGCGGTGCCGCTCGCGCCGTGGGTGGAGTTCCGGCGCAAGCGCCCAGTCATGATCATGATGGATCTGGTCCGGTTTGCGGCCATGGCGACGATCCCGGTCGCCTACGCCTTCGGGCGGCTCGGTTTCGTCCAGCTGCTCGTGGTCTCGGCCGTGGTCGCCGCAGCCAAGATCGCGTTCAACGCGGCGAGCGGTGCCTACCTCAAGGCCCTCGTCCGGCCGGACGACCTTCTCGTCGCCAACGCTCGGTTCGAGTCCACGAACTGGAGCTCCATCGCGGTGGGGCCACCGCTCGGCGGGGCGGCGATCGGCCTGTTCGGGCCGGTCACCACCGTGGTGGCCGACGCGCTCAGCTACCTTCTCTCCGCGCTGGGCATCACCGCGATCCGCGGCCAGGAAGAAGCGCCGGGAACGCCCGACAAGAGCCCGGTCCGGGCGGGCGCATTGCTCGACGGCTGGCGACACCTCATGGGCCACCCCGGTCTGCGCGCCCTCTACCTCAACCAACTGCTCGTCGGCGGTCTGATCATGGCCACCGAGCCGCTGCTGGCGGTGCTCCTGCTTCGCCAACTCGGGTTCCCGCCCTGGCAGTACGGCCTCGCCTTCGCCGCCCCGTGCCTCGGCGGACTCATCGGCTCGCGGCTGGCCCGACGTGTCGTGGCCCGCTTCGGCCGGCAGTGGGTCTTCCGGACCGTCGGGACCCTGCGCGCCATCTGGCTGATCGGCCTGGCCTTCGTCCGCCCCGGCGTCGTCGGCCTCGTCACCGTGATGGCCGTCGAGCTGGCGATCATCATCAACATGAGCCTGTACAGCCCGGTACTCGCCACCTACCGGCTCGAACACACCCCCAAGCATCTCGTCGCCCGCACCCTGTCGGCCTGGTCGATCGGCCAGCAGGCGGCCATCGCCACCCTCACCGCACTCGCCGGGCTGCTCGCCGACGTCACCGGCCCACGCACCGCTCTCACGGTCGCAGGACTGCTCATCCTGACCACACCTCTCCTGCTTCCCCGACAGGACCAGACGGCGCAGCACGAGCCGGAACTGTCCCGCAGCCACTCATGA
- a CDS encoding dihydrofolate reductase family protein — protein MPKVRVHNVTISLDGFVAGANQRLDAPFGDGVGWGDDLHSWFVSATEDSAAGRTGIDVDYFTRGDQNIGATIMGRNMFGPQRGPWEDESWQGWWGDNPPYHHDVFVHTHHLRPTLEMAGGTTFHFTDEPLETVLQRAFDAAGGKDVRIGGGAAAIQQYLRARLIDELHLVIAPMLIGRGERLLDNLGDGIDGYRVSELVGSPTVTHAVLVRR, from the coding sequence ATGCCCAAGGTCCGCGTACACAACGTCACGATCTCCCTCGACGGCTTCGTGGCCGGCGCGAACCAGCGACTCGACGCCCCGTTCGGCGACGGTGTCGGCTGGGGTGACGATCTGCACAGCTGGTTCGTCTCCGCGACGGAGGATTCCGCCGCGGGCCGGACCGGAATCGATGTCGACTACTTCACTCGCGGCGATCAGAACATCGGCGCCACGATCATGGGGCGGAACATGTTCGGGCCGCAGCGCGGGCCGTGGGAGGACGAGTCCTGGCAAGGCTGGTGGGGCGACAACCCGCCCTACCACCACGACGTTTTCGTGCACACCCACCACTTGCGCCCGACGCTGGAGATGGCAGGCGGAACGACCTTCCACTTCACCGACGAGCCGTTGGAGACGGTGTTGCAGCGCGCGTTCGACGCCGCGGGCGGCAAAGACGTCCGGATCGGCGGCGGCGCGGCGGCCATCCAGCAGTATCTGCGGGCCAGGCTGATCGACGAGCTCCACCTGGTGATCGCGCCGATGCTCATCGGACGCGGGGAGCGGCTGCTCGACAATCTGGGCGACGGGATCGACGGCTACCGGGTGTCCGAGCTGGTCGGCTCGCCGACGGTCACGCACGCGGTGCTGGTCCGCCGCTGA
- a CDS encoding C40 family peptidase has translation MKISSARRRTSGGLLGASVLALTAFFSAPAHAAAQDTACGVLSPGASATAQAAVNAACSQIGVWYSWGGGHGATPGATYGYYDGSDPDSLHDNERKGFDCSGLMRYAYWKATGKDLLNGTANDQFHSSQASARFSASQGTAPLLPGDLMFWGSGHIHHVAMYLGGGQMAEAYESGTHIRVAPVRTGGDYAGAIRVSGSGTPTPPPANGGSTFETWGTGVHTHSTPSTRSTVVDTFAGPTQVSVQCQEHAETVTAEGYTNDIWSKLSDGSWMTNIYIKGPASLPGIPDCGGSSTPPPSGGSKAFQTWGTGVRTHSEPNVNAGVVDYFAQPTTVNVVCQAHAQQVTAEGYTNDAWAKLTDGSWVTVIYIKGPEWLPGVATC, from the coding sequence GTGAAGATCAGCAGTGCGCGCCGCCGGACCAGCGGCGGGCTCCTGGGGGCTTCGGTCCTGGCCCTGACCGCCTTCTTCTCCGCGCCGGCCCACGCCGCCGCCCAGGACACCGCCTGCGGGGTCCTCTCGCCGGGTGCCTCGGCCACCGCGCAGGCCGCCGTGAACGCGGCCTGTTCGCAGATCGGCGTCTGGTACAGCTGGGGCGGTGGCCACGGCGCGACGCCGGGTGCCACCTACGGCTACTACGACGGCTCCGACCCGGACAGCCTGCACGACAACGAACGCAAGGGCTTCGACTGCTCCGGTCTGATGCGCTACGCGTACTGGAAGGCGACCGGCAAGGACCTGCTCAACGGGACGGCCAACGACCAGTTCCACAGCTCGCAGGCCTCCGCCCGTTTCTCCGCCTCGCAGGGCACGGCCCCGCTGCTGCCGGGTGACCTGATGTTCTGGGGCAGCGGCCACATCCACCACGTCGCCATGTACCTGGGCGGCGGACAGATGGCGGAGGCGTACGAGTCGGGCACCCACATCCGGGTCGCACCCGTGCGCACCGGCGGGGACTACGCGGGCGCGATACGCGTCAGCGGGTCCGGCACGCCCACTCCGCCGCCCGCGAACGGCGGCTCGACCTTCGAGACCTGGGGCACGGGGGTGCACACCCACTCCACGCCGAGCACGCGCTCCACCGTCGTGGACACCTTCGCCGGCCCGACCCAGGTGTCGGTCCAGTGCCAGGAGCACGCGGAGACCGTCACCGCCGAGGGCTACACCAACGACATCTGGTCCAAGCTCTCCGACGGCTCGTGGATGACGAACATCTACATCAAGGGCCCGGCCTCGCTGCCCGGCATCCCGGACTGCGGCGGCAGCAGCACGCCGCCCCCGAGCGGCGGCAGCAAGGCGTTCCAGACCTGGGGCACCGGGGTGCGCACGCACAGCGAGCCGAACGTCAACGCGGGCGTGGTCGACTACTTCGCGCAGCCGACCACGGTCAACGTGGTGTGCCAGGCCCACGCCCAGCAGGTGACGGCCGAGGGCTACACCAACGACGCCTGGGCGAAGCTGACCGACGGCTCGTGGGTGACGGTCATCTACATCAAGGGCCCCGAGTGGCTGCCGGGTGTGGCCACCTGCTGA
- a CDS encoding RNA polymerase sigma factor, with amino-acid sequence MSAGDFDAFFTADMPRLRRRLLALTGNPHDADDLLQETYLRLSRRARAQNLTRQQHPYAYACTVALNLLRDSWQHPSRREQTTDRLPEAGWDGGLASYEASSTTLALLSMLSEKEAAAVILVDLEGLSHDTAGERLGAHRGTVQRNRMRGLAKMRAALDN; translated from the coding sequence ATGAGCGCGGGAGACTTCGACGCCTTCTTCACCGCCGACATGCCGCGGCTGCGCCGCCGGCTGCTGGCGCTGACGGGCAATCCGCACGACGCCGACGACCTGCTCCAGGAGACGTATCTACGGCTCTCCCGGCGCGCCCGCGCCCAGAATCTGACGCGGCAGCAGCACCCGTACGCCTACGCCTGCACCGTCGCCCTCAACCTGCTGCGCGACTCCTGGCAGCATCCCTCCCGCCGGGAGCAGACCACCGACCGGCTGCCCGAGGCGGGCTGGGACGGCGGACTGGCCTCGTACGAGGCGTCCTCGACCACGCTGGCGCTGCTGAGCATGCTCTCCGAGAAGGAGGCCGCTGCGGTGATCCTCGTGGATCTTGAGGGTCTCAGCCACGACACCGCCGGCGAACGGCTCGGCGCCCACCGCGGCACGGTCCAGCGCAACCGCATGCGCGGCCTGGCCAAGATGCGCGCCGCGCTCGACAACTAG
- a CDS encoding M15 family metallopeptidase: MTDIITLSDPRVAAVAAAECGEPLADLRGTGHLRLDHRQADDDGSYARLRSGALRRLVRAQRLLPAGVRFLVVEGYRPPELQRQYFEQYARTMRLAHPDATPERIRELASAYISPPEVAPHVSGGAVDLTLCDQDGRELPLGTEVNATPEESEGACRTEAPGISAEARANRALMSWALTATGFVNYPTEWWHWSYGDRYWALLRRAPAARYGPATPPGPTA; the protein is encoded by the coding sequence GTGACGGACATCATCACGCTCTCGGACCCCCGGGTCGCCGCGGTCGCGGCGGCCGAATGCGGTGAACCGCTGGCCGACCTGCGCGGCACGGGCCATCTGCGGCTCGACCACCGGCAGGCCGACGACGACGGCAGCTACGCCCGGCTGCGGTCCGGCGCGCTGCGCCGGCTCGTCCGGGCGCAGCGCCTGCTGCCGGCCGGCGTCCGGTTCCTGGTGGTGGAGGGGTACCGGCCGCCCGAACTGCAGCGGCAGTACTTCGAGCAGTACGCACGGACGATGCGCCTGGCCCACCCGGACGCGACGCCCGAACGGATCCGCGAGCTGGCCAGCGCCTACATCTCCCCGCCGGAGGTGGCGCCGCACGTCAGCGGCGGGGCGGTCGACCTGACGCTGTGCGACCAGGACGGCAGGGAGCTGCCGCTCGGCACGGAGGTCAACGCCACCCCGGAGGAGAGCGAGGGTGCCTGCCGCACGGAGGCGCCCGGCATCAGCGCCGAGGCGCGTGCGAACCGGGCCCTGATGAGCTGGGCCCTCACCGCCACCGGCTTCGTCAACTACCCGACCGAATGGTGGCACTGGTCCTACGGCGACCGGTACTGGGCCCTGCTGCGCCGGGCCCCGGCCGCCCGCTACGGACCCGCCACCCCGCCCGGCCCGACGGCCTGA
- a CDS encoding AfsR/SARP family transcriptional regulator — translation MFEVRLLGPVEVWAGGRRAPLGGIRPLAVLSALVVHLGEVLSTERLVDCVWDEQSPATAAALVATHVSAVRRALARVGEAELIRTRPPGYVTDLDPSQVDARRFEELLASGRASAARGRPEEAAELLSEALGLWRGHDALEGLGQSFARIEAARLAELRLVGQEESFALQLELGRADRTIAPLLAHVASHPLRERPRGQLITALVRTGRVSDALRTYQEGREALREELGIDPGPELRALHKAVLTNDPELLGPGPRSASDRPAGHPRAREGASRSAPVLRPRPAPSHLPPDIADFVGRREQIDWAGSLLGGVDDAGRTAPPIGVISGRSGTGKTALAVHVGHRTAELFPDGRLFVDLRAADTTPLEPADALARLLRAMGAEPETLPTSVEELTGLYRTHIGHRRILLILDNAAGEAHVRPLLPPGPGSAVLVTSRRRLVALEGAAHLDLAVPDPAEALELLRRVAGRDRTGADPERAAEIVSLCGRLPLAVRIAGARLAARPHWVPGRLADRLRDERRRLNELRAGDLELRTSLELGYADLDTQERRALRRLALLDLPDFAAWIAAPLLDIGTEEAEEAVERLVDCHFIDVIGVDDTGRSRYRIHDLAREHARERCLSEESAEERTTAVLRLVECWLGLAKQAAARGPGGAARYFPEPAAVRPLDALDPQAEDELLERPAAWFAAEQACLLAAVEYCADHGMDRAARDLAGALIASSAALYNQFDAWSRSHAAAIAAMRRSGDGEGEAWLLTGLGQLRYEQDRFEESYAYFADALRLFEACGDVPWGAGLALAGMGTARREQARYAEASELLAAALERYGESADRGARARVLYGIGYVHREQGRGAQALDALSGALELYRAAGDRHGEGLTLRSLAVCHRAEGALGQAERLLHEALRIFTGLHDTFGIMYTEQSLAKTELRQGRPDVSLVRLGRCLAVARERQDRFGEALVLRTLGEWHLAAGDPGAAREPLEQALAMWEALRLPLWRARTLRDLAQVHTAHGDETSARQARAEAMAVFRELDCREAREPGSGHQ, via the coding sequence ATGTTCGAAGTGCGTCTGCTCGGTCCGGTGGAGGTGTGGGCAGGGGGCAGACGGGCCCCGCTCGGCGGCATCAGGCCCCTGGCGGTCCTGTCCGCGCTGGTCGTCCACCTCGGCGAGGTGCTCTCCACCGAGCGGCTCGTGGACTGCGTCTGGGACGAGCAGTCGCCCGCGACCGCCGCCGCGCTCGTCGCCACCCATGTGTCAGCCGTGCGCCGTGCCCTGGCCAGGGTCGGCGAGGCGGAGCTGATCCGGACCCGGCCGCCGGGCTACGTGACCGACCTCGACCCGTCCCAGGTCGACGCCCGCCGCTTCGAGGAACTGCTCGCGTCGGGCCGGGCCTCGGCCGCGCGGGGCCGCCCCGAGGAGGCCGCCGAGCTGCTGTCCGAGGCGCTGGGGCTGTGGCGCGGCCACGACGCCCTGGAGGGGCTCGGCCAGTCCTTCGCCCGGATCGAGGCAGCCCGCCTCGCGGAACTGCGGCTCGTCGGCCAGGAGGAGTCCTTCGCACTGCAGCTGGAACTGGGCCGCGCGGACCGGACGATCGCTCCCCTGCTCGCGCACGTCGCTTCCCATCCCCTCCGGGAGCGGCCGCGCGGCCAGCTGATCACCGCGCTGGTGCGCACCGGCAGGGTCTCCGACGCCCTGCGCACCTACCAGGAGGGCCGTGAGGCGCTGCGCGAGGAGCTGGGCATCGACCCCGGGCCGGAGCTGCGGGCGCTGCACAAGGCGGTGCTGACCAACGACCCGGAGCTGCTGGGCCCCGGGCCCCGGAGCGCGTCGGACAGACCGGCCGGGCATCCCAGGGCGCGGGAGGGCGCGAGCCGAAGCGCGCCGGTCCTGCGCCCACGGCCCGCGCCCTCCCATCTCCCGCCGGACATAGCCGACTTCGTGGGCCGTCGCGAGCAGATCGACTGGGCCGGCTCGCTGCTGGGCGGGGTCGACGACGCCGGCCGTACGGCGCCGCCGATCGGGGTGATCTCCGGACGGTCCGGAACGGGCAAGACCGCCCTCGCCGTACACGTCGGCCACCGCACCGCCGAACTCTTCCCCGACGGGCGGCTGTTCGTGGACCTGCGGGCCGCCGACACGACCCCGCTGGAACCCGCCGACGCCCTCGCCCGACTGCTGCGCGCCATGGGTGCCGAGCCGGAGACACTGCCGACGTCGGTCGAGGAGCTGACGGGGCTGTACCGCACCCACATCGGCCACCGGCGCATCCTGCTGATCCTCGACAACGCTGCCGGCGAGGCCCATGTACGACCCCTGCTGCCGCCCGGCCCCGGCTCCGCCGTGCTCGTCACCAGCCGCCGCCGGCTGGTAGCGCTGGAGGGCGCCGCCCACCTGGATCTGGCCGTGCCGGACCCGGCAGAGGCGCTCGAACTGCTGCGCCGCGTGGCCGGCCGGGACCGCACCGGCGCCGATCCGGAGCGGGCCGCCGAGATCGTCTCGCTGTGCGGGCGGCTGCCGCTGGCCGTGCGCATCGCCGGGGCGCGGCTCGCGGCCCGCCCGCACTGGGTGCCCGGCCGGCTCGCGGACCGGCTGCGGGACGAACGGCGCCGGCTCAACGAACTGCGCGCCGGGGACCTGGAGTTGCGCACCAGCCTGGAACTCGGTTACGCCGACCTCGACACGCAGGAGCGGCGGGCACTGCGCCGGCTGGCCCTGCTCGATCTGCCCGACTTCGCGGCCTGGATCGCCGCCCCGCTGCTCGACATCGGCACGGAGGAGGCCGAGGAGGCCGTGGAGCGGCTGGTGGACTGCCACTTCATCGACGTGATCGGCGTCGACGACACCGGGCGCAGCCGCTACCGCATCCACGATCTGGCCCGCGAGCACGCCCGAGAGCGCTGTCTGTCGGAGGAGAGCGCCGAGGAGCGTACGACGGCCGTGCTGCGGCTGGTGGAGTGCTGGCTGGGACTCGCGAAGCAGGCGGCCGCCCGCGGTCCGGGCGGAGCGGCCCGGTACTTCCCGGAGCCGGCTGCCGTACGGCCGCTCGACGCACTCGACCCGCAGGCCGAGGACGAGCTGCTGGAGCGGCCCGCGGCCTGGTTCGCCGCCGAACAGGCCTGTCTGCTGGCCGCGGTGGAGTACTGCGCCGACCACGGGATGGACCGCGCCGCACGCGACCTGGCCGGGGCGCTGATCGCCAGCTCGGCCGCGCTGTACAACCAGTTCGACGCCTGGTCCCGCTCGCACGCCGCGGCCATTGCGGCGATGCGCCGCAGCGGGGACGGCGAGGGAGAGGCATGGCTGCTCACGGGGCTGGGCCAACTGCGTTACGAGCAGGACCGGTTCGAGGAGTCCTACGCCTACTTCGCCGACGCCCTGCGCCTGTTCGAGGCATGCGGCGACGTGCCGTGGGGTGCGGGGCTGGCGCTCGCCGGGATGGGTACGGCCCGACGCGAACAGGCCAGGTACGCCGAGGCGTCCGAGCTGCTGGCCGCGGCGCTGGAGCGGTACGGGGAGTCCGCGGACCGCGGCGCTCGGGCCCGCGTGCTGTACGGCATCGGTTATGTGCACCGGGAACAGGGGCGCGGCGCACAGGCGCTGGACGCCCTGTCGGGGGCGCTGGAGCTGTACCGCGCGGCGGGCGACCGGCACGGCGAGGGCCTGACCCTGCGGTCGCTGGCCGTGTGCCACCGGGCCGAGGGTGCCCTGGGGCAGGCGGAGCGGCTGCTGCACGAGGCACTGCGGATCTTCACCGGCCTGCACGACACGTTCGGGATCATGTACACCGAACAGTCCCTGGCGAAGACGGAGTTGCGGCAGGGCCGGCCGGACGTGTCGCTGGTACGGCTCGGCCGGTGCCTGGCGGTGGCCCGGGAGCGCCAGGACCGCTTCGGGGAGGCGCTGGTCCTGCGCACCCTGGGCGAGTGGCACCTGGCGGCCGGCGATCCCGGCGCCGCCCGAGAACCACTGGAGCAGGCACTGGCCATGTGGGAGGCCCTGCGCCTGCCCCTGTGGCGCGCCCGCACGCTCCGGGACCTGGCCCAGGTGCACACGGCCCACGGCGACGAGACCTCCGCGCGGCAGGCCCGCGCCGAAGCCATGGCGGTCTTCCGGGAACTGGACTGCCGCGAAGCGCGCGAACCCGGCAGCGGGCACCAGTGA